In Necator americanus strain Aroian chromosome IV, whole genome shotgun sequence, the following proteins share a genomic window:
- a CDS encoding hypothetical protein (NECATOR_CHRIV.G14591.T1), with the protein MRPVLNWIDKVPEDEGHEGGLVKTTRCCINSGDQTSSVELALVIEEGHLLASPSSATVEWAMVPPRCTG; encoded by the exons ATGCGTCCTGTACTCAACTGGATCGATAAAGTTCCTGAAGATGAAGGCCACGAAGGCGG TCTAGTCAAAACTACTCGATGTTGCATAAACAGCGGTGATCAAACCAGTTCGGTGGAGCTAGCGCTTGTGATCGAAGAGGGACACTTGCTGGCTTCACCCAGTTCTGCAACAGTGGAATGGgcgatggtcccgcctcgTTGCACTGGCTAG